Proteins found in one Triticum urartu cultivar G1812 chromosome 4, Tu2.1, whole genome shotgun sequence genomic segment:
- the LOC125554425 gene encoding uncharacterized protein LOC125554425 has protein sequence MAATRACLVALVVALTFVFLEGLAAAAPATPESTAQRQREVRSLLRRLNKPPVASIQSLDGDIIDCVHISKQPAFDHPLLKNHTIQMQPSYHPGGMYHESNIAPHHITQTWHQNGKCPENTIPIRRTKEEDVLRANSIKRYGKKRPQSIANLDSINKPVISNISTGHQVDNCHGTKASFNLWKPTIARADDFSLTQLWIIGGSYSGNDLNTIEAGWQVYPGLYMDRNTRLFIYWTRDAYQTTGCYNLHCSGFIQTNNQITLGGSISPTSTYGGAQYDIDILVWKLVGQGGGNWWLQVGGYYVGYWPSFIFTYLVNSASSVQWGGEVFSPDVGQTSTHMGSGHFPNEGFRQASYIRNIQVVDSSNSLIPPSDVGLIAQQNNSYDVQGGVYGSDWGTYIYYGGSGN, from the exons ATGGCAGCGACGCGTGCGTGCTTGGTCGCCCTCGTCGTGGCTCTCACGTTTGTCTTCTTGGAGGGACTGGCAGCAGCGGCGCCGGCGACTCCGGAGAGTACAGCGCAGCGGCAGCGGGAGGTGCGAAGCCTCCTCAGGCGGCTCAATAAGCCTCCTGTCGCAAGCATTCAG AGCCTAGATGGAGATATCATAGACTGTGTGCACATCTCCAAACAACCTGCATTCGACCATCCTCTCCTCAAGAACCATACTATACAG ATGCAGCCTTCTTACCATCCAGGAGGCATGTATCATGAATCTAACATCGCACCTCATCACatcacccaaacatggcatcaaaatggCAAGTGCCCTGAGAACACAATACCAATCCGAAGGACCAAGGAGGAGGATGTCTTGAGGGCCAATTCCATCAAGAGGTATGGCAAAAAGAGGCCCCAGAGCATCGCAAACCTCGATTCAATCAATAAACCAGTAATATCCAATATATCGACGGGGCACCAG GTTGATAACTGCCATGGGACCAAAGCCAGCTTCAATTTGTGGAAACCAACAATTGCAAGGGCCGATGACTTTAGCTTGACACAACTCTGGATCATTGGGGGTTCCTATAGTGGCAACGACCTCAATACCATTGAAGCTGGATGGCAG GTATACCCAGGTCTATATATGGATAGAAATACTAGACTCTTCATCTACTGGACT CGTGATGCGTATCAAACAACAGGATGTTACAACCTACATTGCTCAGGGTTCATCCAGACAAACAATCAGATCACCCTTGGTGGCAGTATCTCCCCAACCTCCACCTATGGAGGCGCACAATATGACATCGACATTTTAGTTTGGAAG CTTGTAGGACAAGGTGGGGGGAATTGGTGGCTACAAGTGGGGGGCTATTATGTGGGGTATTGGCCATCGTTCATCTTCACCTACTTGGTGAATAGTGCCTCCTCTGTCCAGTGGGGTGGTGAGGTATTTTCACCTGATGTCGGCCAAACTTCCACACATATGGGTAGTGGACACTTCCCCAATGAAGGGTTCCGTCAGGCCAGTTACATTAGGAACATCCAAGTGGTAGATTCCTCCAATTCTCTCATACCGCCAAGTGATGTGGGCTTAATAGCTCAGCAGAACAACAGTTATGATGTGCAAGGTGGTGTCTATGGAAGCGACTGGGGCACTTACATCTACTATGGTGGCTCTGGGAACTAA